One region of Dehalococcoidia bacterium genomic DNA includes:
- the thrS gene encoding threonine--tRNA ligase → MAKEDKSQKLEALRHSASHIMAEAVQSLFPEAKFGIGPAIEDGFYYDFDLPRPLGAEDLPAVEARMREIIAANLPFSSEEISINEANKLFADQPYKIELIKDLGADKVTIYRQGNFTDLCRGPHVKTTGDVKAFKLVSVAGAYWRGDEKRPMLQRIYGVAFTRSVDLEDHLKKLAEAAKRDHRKLGKELDLFSLHEEAGPGLAYWHPKGATVRQMIEDFWKLEHRRRGYDIVYSPHIAKVHLWETSGHWNFYRENMYSPMEIDDIQYVVKPMNCPFHILMYKTQLRSYRNLPMRYAELGTVYRYERSGVLHGLARVRGFTQDDAHIFCRPDQLESEVKDVVELARFMMKSFGFDEYEMMLSTRPEKYTGTVESWDMATAALRNVLEQLKLDYEVDPGEGVFYGPKIDIKLKDALGRLWQGPTIQVDFQLPERFDVNYVAEDGREHRTVMIHRTVLGSMERFFACLTEHYAGAFPVWLAPVQAVLIPIADRHVEYASKLCAEMRSHDMRVQLDERSERMNMKIREAQLNKIPYMLVVGDKEVENGTVSVRLRNGEDLGSQKFSVFMQRVIKIIESRELQEL, encoded by the coding sequence ATGGCTAAGGAAGATAAATCCCAGAAACTGGAGGCGCTGCGTCATTCGGCCAGCCATATTATGGCTGAGGCGGTCCAATCACTGTTTCCTGAAGCCAAGTTCGGCATAGGGCCTGCTATCGAGGATGGGTTCTACTATGATTTCGACCTGCCCCGGCCGCTCGGCGCGGAAGACCTGCCGGCCGTCGAAGCCCGGATGAGGGAGATAATCGCTGCCAACCTGCCGTTTTCATCCGAAGAGATAAGTATAAATGAGGCGAATAAACTTTTTGCCGATCAACCTTATAAGATCGAGCTGATAAAGGACCTGGGCGCCGACAAGGTTACCATCTACAGGCAGGGCAATTTCACCGATCTCTGCCGCGGACCGCATGTTAAAACCACCGGTGATGTAAAGGCGTTCAAACTGGTCAGCGTGGCGGGCGCTTACTGGCGGGGCGATGAGAAAAGGCCCATGCTGCAGCGGATATACGGGGTGGCCTTCACCAGGAGCGTTGACCTGGAAGATCATCTGAAAAAGTTAGCCGAAGCTGCAAAGCGAGATCACAGGAAGCTCGGCAAAGAGCTCGACCTGTTCAGCCTGCACGAGGAAGCGGGCCCCGGCCTGGCTTACTGGCATCCGAAGGGAGCAACTGTCAGGCAAATGATAGAGGATTTCTGGAAGCTTGAACACCGGCGGCGCGGTTACGACATCGTCTATTCTCCGCATATCGCAAAGGTGCATCTCTGGGAGACGAGCGGCCACTGGAATTTCTATCGTGAAAACATGTACTCGCCCATGGAAATCGATGACATACAGTACGTCGTCAAACCCATGAACTGCCCTTTTCATATACTTATGTATAAAACGCAACTGCGCAGTTATCGCAACCTACCCATGCGCTACGCCGAGCTTGGCACCGTATACCGCTATGAGCGCTCCGGCGTGTTGCACGGGCTGGCCAGGGTCAGGGGTTTTACACAGGATGACGCCCATATCTTCTGCAGGCCGGACCAGCTTGAATCCGAAGTAAAAGATGTAGTGGAGCTGGCGCGGTTCATGATGAAATCATTCGGATTTGACGAGTATGAAATGATGCTGTCGACCAGGCCTGAGAAATATACTGGCACGGTGGAGAGCTGGGATATGGCTACCGCAGCTTTACGCAACGTTCTGGAGCAGCTCAAGCTCGATTATGAGGTGGACCCGGGAGAAGGCGTATTTTACGGTCCCAAGATAGATATCAAATTGAAGGATGCGCTGGGCAGGCTCTGGCAAGGCCCGACCATACAGGTCGATTTCCAGCTGCCCGAACGTTTCGATGTCAACTACGTGGCTGAGGATGGACGCGAGCACCGTACCGTGATGATCCATCGCACCGTTTTGGGTAGCATGGAGCGTTTTTTCGCCTGCCTGACCGAGCACTATGCGGGCGCTTTCCCGGTGTGGCTGGCGCCTGTGCAGGCTGTTTTGATACCGATCGCTGACAGGCATGTAGAATATGCCTCAAAGCTGTGTGCGGAAATGAGGTCACATGATATGCGGGTCCAGCTGGATGAACGTTCGGAACGTATGAATATGAAGATACGGGAAGCTCAGTTGAATAAGATACCGTATATGCTGGTGGTAGGTGACAAAGAGGTGGAGAACGGAACGGTATCGGTCCGACTGCGCAACGGTGAAGACCTCGGCTCGCAGAAATTCTCCGTCTTTATGCAAAGGGTGATAAAAATAATCGAATCCCGCGAGCTTCAGGAACTTTGA
- the infC gene encoding translation initiation factor IF-3 yields the protein MNHRIRAKEIRLIGDEGEQLGVIATDKAQQMANEKGLDLVEVAPTAAPPVCRILDYGKYRYEQTKKEKKVHSGQRSGLLKEIRVRPQVKDHDLDIKINRAKKFVIDGDKVKVLVVFRGRQMVHPELGIRLLQKVANDLKGVAQLDGQPIHEGRIMSLILSPISAKQMQAKEVKEVKEAAPVKEIKVKETV from the coding sequence ATCAATCACCGCATTCGCGCAAAGGAGATAAGGCTTATTGGTGATGAAGGGGAGCAATTGGGTGTAATAGCCACTGACAAGGCCCAGCAGATGGCCAATGAAAAGGGATTGGACCTTGTAGAGGTGGCGCCAACGGCAGCCCCGCCTGTATGCAGGATACTCGATTACGGCAAGTACAGGTACGAACAGACCAAGAAGGAAAAAAAGGTACACAGCGGTCAGAGATCCGGCCTGCTCAAGGAGATAAGGGTGAGGCCGCAGGTTAAGGATCATGACCTTGACATAAAGATAAATCGGGCAAAAAAATTTGTTATTGATGGAGATAAGGTAAAGGTACTGGTTGTCTTCAGGGGGCGTCAGATGGTACACCCTGAACTGGGCATCAGGCTGCTTCAGAAGGTTGCGAATGACCTTAAAGGAGTCGCCCAGTTGGACGGCCAGCCGATACATGAAGGCAGGATTATGAGCCTGATTCTTTCACCCATCTCGGCCAAGCAGATGCAGGCTAAAGAGGTGAAAGAGGTGAAAGAGGCCGCACCTGTAAAAGAAATAAAGGTCAAGGAAACAGTATAG
- the rpmI gene encoding 50S ribosomal protein L35 — MPKLKTHKGAKKRFHFTGTGKIMRMKQGKSHFRRRKAAKVKGLYDETIPLHKADVKRIKKVLPYQ; from the coding sequence ATGCCTAAACTAAAGACTCACAAGGGAGCTAAAAAGCGTTTTCATTTCACAGGCACCGGTAAAATAATGCGCATGAAGCAGGGCAAAAGCCATTTCAGACGAAGAAAAGCGGCCAAGGTTAAAGGGCTTTATGATGAGACTATACCCCTGCACAAAGCCGACGTCAAAAGGATTAAAAAAGTATTACCTTACCAGTAG
- the rplT gene encoding 50S ribosomal protein L20: MPRVKGGVVSHKRHKKVLGLTKGHRGKRHSLYRHAHESMLHALDYAYGHRRERKGDMRKLWIARINAASRDGGLTYSQFINGLTQADVNINRKILADIAVHDPAKFSELVKVAAAKLKN; this comes from the coding sequence TTGCCAAGAGTTAAAGGCGGCGTTGTCAGCCACAAACGCCATAAAAAGGTACTTGGATTAACTAAAGGACACAGGGGCAAGCGGCATTCCCTTTACAGGCATGCTCATGAATCGATGCTGCATGCCCTCGATTACGCCTACGGACATCGCAGGGAGCGCAAGGGAGATATGCGCAAGCTGTGGATCGCCAGGATCAATGCCGCGTCGAGGGACGGCGGATTAACTTACAGCCAGTTCATAAACGGCCTTACACAGGCGGATGTTAATATCAATCGCAAAATTCTGGCCGATATCGCCGTACACGACCCGGCCAAATTTTCGGAGCTGGTTAAGGTGGCGGCTGCCAAATTAAAGAACTAA
- the pheS gene encoding phenylalanine--tRNA ligase subunit alpha: MTDQVEEVSVQANAELQKITSIEELESWRVRYLGRKSKLINILRSLGNVPIDERRELGARANQVKSSLEELYQARKEKIELSKHESLERDKIDSSLPGQPYQLGRLHLTTRTIREICDIFAGMGFRVVEGPEVEWEHYNFEALNMPAEHPARDGFATLWVDYEAPGGGRPMLMRTHTSPVQIRTMEKEKPPIRVVAPGRVYRYEATDATHEWMFSQVEGLAVDRNITMADLKGTLFEFARRLFGQDRKCRFRCDYFPFVEPGVEVAIDCFMCGGKGCRLCSNSGWIEILGAGMVHPEVLRGCNIDPDEYSGFAFGMGVERIPILRYGIDDIRLFYGNDLRFLKQF; this comes from the coding sequence ATGACAGACCAGGTTGAAGAAGTCTCCGTACAAGCCAATGCCGAACTGCAAAAAATAACCAGCATTGAAGAGCTTGAATCCTGGCGCGTTCGTTACCTCGGTAGAAAGAGCAAATTAATCAATATCCTGCGCTCACTGGGCAATGTTCCCATAGATGAAAGACGCGAGCTGGGAGCAAGGGCCAACCAGGTTAAATCCTCTCTGGAAGAGCTATATCAAGCGCGCAAAGAGAAGATCGAACTTTCAAAACACGAATCGCTTGAGCGCGACAAAATAGACAGTAGTCTGCCCGGGCAACCCTATCAGCTCGGGCGCCTTCACCTGACCACCAGGACCATCAGGGAAATTTGCGATATTTTCGCCGGGATGGGATTTAGAGTTGTGGAGGGGCCTGAGGTGGAGTGGGAACACTACAATTTCGAGGCCCTTAACATGCCCGCCGAACATCCTGCACGGGACGGCTTTGCCACGTTATGGGTGGATTATGAGGCGCCGGGTGGTGGCAGGCCGATGTTGATGCGCACGCATACCTCGCCGGTTCAGATAAGAACGATGGAGAAGGAGAAGCCCCCCATCCGTGTGGTCGCTCCCGGCAGGGTCTACCGTTACGAGGCTACGGATGCCACACACGAGTGGATGTTCTCGCAGGTTGAGGGATTGGCTGTGGACAGGAACATCACCATGGCTGACCTCAAGGGCACGTTATTTGAATTCGCACGCCGGCTTTTCGGCCAGGACCGTAAATGCCGCTTCCGCTGTGATTATTTTCCGTTCGTGGAGCCGGGCGTCGAAGTTGCTATCGACTGCTTTATGTGCGGGGGGAAAGGGTGCCGCCTGTGCAGCAACAGCGGGTGGATCGAGATTCTGGGCGCCGGGATGGTGCATCCCGAAGTGCTGCGAGGCTGCAATATAGACCCCGATGAATACTCGGGTTTTGCATTCGGCATGGGTGTTGAGAGGATACCCATACTGCGTTACGGCATTGACGATATAAGGCTTTTCTATGGCAACGACCTGAGATTCCTGAAGCAGTTTTGA
- the pheT gene encoding phenylalanine--tRNA ligase subunit beta: MKVPLKWLKDYVDIDIPVDELARKLTLAGLEVSDIQVIGGSWDKVLVGRIMTVEPHPNADRLRLTTVDLGSRQITVVCGAPNLVVDDKIAFALVGASLIDGHTGKVEELKPAKIRGVVSEGMICAEKELGISDNYEGILVLPQDYEIGRPLADYLGETILDIDITPNRADCLSVMGIAREVAAITGHPFRMPDLTYEEGSKGAESYASVQIKDPDLCPRYCAGIIDGITIKSSPQWMQDRLAACGARPINNIVDVTNYVMLEFGQPLHAFDYREIRGQKIIVRRAADGEIMYTLDEVERKLSSDILLIADAERAVAVAGIMGGLSSEVRDSTTTILLESANFSQAAIHRGSQQLKLGSEASARFEKGLNPELALMAVRRAAQLMAQLGGGKVARGIIDVYPGKQERKPIPVSEAEVKRILGMDVNADNIKKCLKSLGLNCKKGGKGTVLVDVPWWRNDINIPVDLIEEVARATGYENIPESMLSSPLPTGESVPAVAFRRKLQDIMVGCGFQEIITYPLTSLEVLAKLSAASIVQSPEPLKMANSMSRELEYLRTSLRAGILNALARNQRNRENNIRLFEIARVFLPRSKDLPVENEILCGLIDSLVPDTYWQHKSDPVDFYFVKGIVETVLTRLGIEAEYPTGNDATLNPAKCADVMAGSVKIGVIGEVHPAVLRQFDITDPAFLFELDVDRLLKLASRPLIYKAVSKYPGITRDIAVLLDAGIGYQKIADIVQSFKLVSDMQLFDLYVGEQVPDGKKSIAFRVIYQAADRTLKDEEVDKVQQRILERLSEELGASLRS, from the coding sequence ATGAAAGTTCCGTTGAAATGGCTTAAAGACTACGTCGATATCGACATTCCTGTCGATGAGCTTGCGAGGAAGCTTACGCTGGCCGGTCTTGAGGTCTCGGACATTCAGGTCATCGGCGGCAGTTGGGATAAAGTCCTTGTCGGCCGGATAATGACCGTCGAACCGCATCCCAATGCCGATCGCCTGAGGCTGACCACGGTGGACCTGGGAAGCAGGCAGATAACGGTGGTCTGCGGCGCGCCGAACCTGGTTGTTGACGACAAAATCGCCTTCGCGCTGGTCGGGGCCAGTCTGATAGACGGGCATACCGGCAAGGTCGAGGAGTTGAAGCCGGCTAAAATCCGCGGCGTTGTTTCCGAAGGCATGATCTGCGCCGAAAAGGAGCTCGGCATTTCCGACAACTACGAGGGCATTCTGGTTCTACCGCAGGATTACGAGATCGGTCGACCTCTGGCGGATTACCTTGGGGAGACTATTTTAGATATAGATATCACACCCAACAGGGCTGACTGTCTCTCCGTAATGGGCATAGCCCGTGAAGTGGCTGCTATAACCGGCCATCCGTTCCGCATGCCCGATCTGACTTATGAAGAGGGAAGCAAGGGCGCCGAGTCCTACGCTTCCGTGCAGATCAAGGACCCGGATCTCTGTCCCAGGTACTGCGCCGGCATAATCGATGGGATCACCATTAAATCTTCGCCGCAATGGATGCAGGATCGCCTGGCCGCCTGCGGGGCAAGGCCTATCAACAATATCGTAGACGTTACAAACTACGTCATGCTGGAGTTCGGACAGCCGCTGCATGCTTTCGATTACAGGGAGATCAGGGGACAAAAGATAATAGTCAGGCGGGCGGCTGACGGCGAGATCATGTACACGCTGGACGAGGTGGAGCGAAAGTTAAGCAGTGATATACTGCTGATAGCGGATGCGGAGAGGGCGGTGGCTGTGGCAGGCATTATGGGCGGATTGAGCTCGGAGGTCAGGGATTCAACCACCACCATACTGCTTGAGTCCGCTAATTTCAGCCAGGCCGCCATTCACCGTGGTAGCCAGCAGCTTAAACTGGGCAGCGAGGCTTCTGCCAGATTTGAAAAGGGTCTGAACCCGGAGCTTGCCTTAATGGCCGTCAGGCGGGCGGCACAGCTTATGGCGCAGCTTGGCGGGGGTAAGGTCGCCAGGGGCATTATCGATGTCTATCCGGGCAAACAGGAAAGGAAACCGATACCGGTTTCAGAAGCCGAAGTAAAGCGCATACTCGGCATGGATGTTAATGCGGATAATATTAAAAAGTGTCTGAAATCCCTTGGCTTGAATTGCAAAAAGGGAGGGAAGGGGACAGTGCTGGTCGATGTGCCCTGGTGGAGAAACGATATCAACATACCGGTTGATCTGATTGAGGAGGTGGCACGGGCCACGGGGTACGAGAATATTCCCGAGTCCATGCTCAGCTCCCCGCTGCCGACCGGAGAGAGCGTTCCCGCCGTGGCTTTCAGACGCAAGCTGCAGGATATCATGGTGGGGTGCGGATTCCAGGAGATCATAACCTATCCCCTGACCAGCCTTGAAGTATTAGCAAAGCTGTCAGCAGCATCCATAGTACAGAGTCCCGAGCCGCTGAAAATGGCCAACTCCATGAGCAGGGAGCTTGAATACCTGCGTACCAGCCTGCGGGCAGGCATCCTCAACGCCCTGGCCCGCAACCAGCGCAACAGGGAAAACAACATCAGGCTGTTTGAGATAGCCAGGGTATTTTTACCGCGGTCGAAGGACCTGCCAGTAGAAAATGAAATACTGTGCGGATTAATAGATAGTCTAGTACCCGATACGTACTGGCAGCATAAATCCGATCCGGTCGATTTCTATTTTGTTAAGGGTATTGTGGAGACGGTATTGACCAGGCTCGGCATTGAAGCTGAATATCCGACGGGCAACGATGCGACGCTCAACCCCGCCAAATGCGCTGATGTGATGGCTGGTTCGGTTAAAATCGGTGTGATCGGCGAAGTTCATCCCGCCGTGTTGAGGCAATTCGATATCACAGACCCCGCCTTTTTATTTGAGCTTGATGTAGACAGGCTGCTCAAATTAGCATCCAGGCCGCTGATATACAAAGCCGTCTCGAAATACCCGGGCATCACGAGGGACATCGCAGTATTGCTGGATGCGGGCATCGGTTATCAGAAAATAGCGGACATTGTACAGAGCTTTAAACTGGTATCTGATATGCAGCTGTTTGACCTGTATGTAGGAGAACAGGTGCCCGACGGTAAAAAGTCCATTGCGTTCAGAGTGATCTACCAGGCCGCTGACCGCACACTCAAAGATGAGGAAGTAGATAAAGTTCAGCAGCGTATCCTGGAACGGCTCTCTGAAGAGCTGGGCGCCAGCCTGCGTTCCTGA
- a CDS encoding CoA-binding protein — translation MQKHFLHRFLYPSSVAIIGASNNKFAVNYHLVENLVNMGYQGKIHPVNPNQDEVYGIKTYKSFDDIGEYVDLVIVSVAARNVLDIIRKLPGDKIGGAVVVTGGFSEIGPEGKVIQDEIAGILKAKGIRAIGPNALSPINSSNKLVISFFTMTALPPGKVSFIFQSGMYEPRLNWMLSDFHLGMAKLIDLGNKMDISEVDALEYLSQDPDTGVICLHLESIKGSGRRFYELLKQTTPNKPVIVLKGGRTEAGAKAAMSHTGSLLQGSDIVFDIALKQAGAIKADTLDDFLYLAKAFSYLPVPGGNRVAIATFPGGEAVLATDTIYQNGLVMAEPGKASYERLHKTFPAWEIALNPYDFGIIYTFSSFNNNHGAFIEAMADDEEVDCIAAQLPPPIFPIDPGIFCPPFLAAPNKGKPLVVWPPHMLRFDTNIIEWLEAHSIPVFPSGAIAIKCLAALNRYRRILRAS, via the coding sequence ATGCAAAAACATTTCCTTCACAGGTTTCTCTATCCCTCGAGCGTCGCTATCATCGGCGCCTCCAACAATAAATTCGCCGTTAACTATCACCTGGTGGAAAACCTGGTCAACATGGGCTACCAGGGCAAAATCCACCCTGTAAATCCCAACCAGGATGAAGTGTACGGTATCAAGACGTACAAGAGCTTCGACGATATAGGCGAATATGTAGACCTTGTTATAGTCTCCGTTGCGGCGCGCAACGTCCTCGATATCATAAGGAAGCTGCCGGGCGACAAGATCGGCGGCGCCGTCGTCGTTACGGGCGGATTCTCGGAGATCGGCCCCGAGGGAAAGGTAATTCAGGATGAGATTGCCGGCATACTGAAGGCAAAAGGGATCAGGGCTATCGGTCCCAACGCTCTCAGCCCCATTAACAGCTCCAACAAATTGGTCATCAGCTTTTTCACCATGACCGCTTTGCCTCCGGGTAAAGTTTCCTTCATCTTTCAGTCCGGTATGTATGAGCCACGCTTAAACTGGATGCTCTCCGATTTCCATCTTGGCATGGCCAAACTGATCGATCTGGGCAACAAGATGGACATCAGCGAGGTGGACGCGCTGGAGTACCTGTCTCAGGACCCCGACACAGGGGTTATCTGTCTGCATCTGGAATCCATTAAAGGAAGCGGCCGCCGTTTCTACGAGCTTCTGAAACAGACCACACCTAACAAACCGGTGATCGTCCTTAAGGGCGGCAGGACCGAGGCCGGGGCGAAGGCGGCCATGTCGCATACAGGGTCGCTGTTACAGGGCAGCGATATCGTTTTTGATATTGCCTTGAAGCAGGCCGGGGCCATAAAAGCGGATACGCTGGACGATTTCCTCTATCTGGCCAAGGCGTTTTCCTATCTTCCGGTTCCCGGGGGAAACCGTGTCGCCATCGCCACATTTCCCGGCGGCGAGGCTGTCTTAGCCACTGATACCATCTATCAGAACGGACTGGTCATGGCTGAGCCCGGCAAGGCCAGCTACGAGAGGCTGCACAAGACTTTCCCAGCCTGGGAGATAGCGCTCAATCCATATGACTTCGGCATCATTTATACATTCAGCTCTTTCAACAATAACCACGGTGCCTTCATTGAGGCCATGGCCGATGACGAGGAAGTCGATTGCATCGCAGCCCAGCTTCCTCCTCCTATCTTTCCCATCGATCCCGGGATATTCTGCCCGCCCTTCCTGGCGGCTCCAAACAAAGGCAAACCGCTGGTTGTCTGGCCACCTCACATGCTGCGCTTCGACACCAACATTATCGAGTGGCTCGAAGCGCACTCCATACCCGTTTTCCCCTCAGGCGCGATCGCTATTAAATGCCTCGCCGCGCTCAACCGTTATCGCCGGATTTTACGAGCTTCGTGA